CTTTGCCATATGAAAGGCACCGGCAGCAATGAATAATATATAATCGGTTTTTACCGAACCATATTTGGTCACAACCGTTGAACCCTCAACTACAGGAAGGATATCACGCTGGACGCCTTCCCTCGAAACATCGGCAGAAGATCCACCATTATTCTTACTAGCAATTTTATCGATTTCATCAATGAAGATGATTCCTGTTTGTTCAGCACGCCGAACAGCTTCAGTTGTCACTTCATCCATGTCAATCAATTTCTGAGCTTCTTCATTAGTTAATACTTTACGTGCCTCACTAACTGTAAGCTTCCGTTTTTTTCGGCGCTTTGGCATTAAATTGCTTAATGCATCCTGCATATTCATTCCCATTTGCTCCATGCCAGAGCCTTGAAGCATGTCAAACATTGATGGCTGTTGTTCTTCTACTTCAACTGATACGACTTCATTCTCAAGACTGCCTGCTGCAAGTTTTTCTTGGACGGATTTCCGCTTTTCGAAATTTGATTCTTCTTCAACAGAATCATGATCGTTTTGATCTGACTGTGAAGAATTGCCTCCACCGAACAACATTTCGAGCGGATTCTTGTAGGTTGATGACTTTTTAGCCGTTGGAACCAGTAAGTCAATTAATCTACGGTTAGCATTTTCCTCAGCACGGTCCTTTACTTTTATCATTTTCTCCTCTTTGACAAGGCGAACAGAGGTTTCAACTAAGTCTCGAACCATTGATTCAACGTCACGGCCCACATACCCTACTTCGGTAAATTTTGTAGCCTCAACCTTAATAAATGGTGCCCCGACTAGTTTAGCCATTCTTCGTGCGATTTCTGTCTTACCGACCCCAGTAGGACCAATCATTAAGATATTTTTCGGAACTATTTCCTCACGAAGCTGCTCAGACAGTAAGTTACGGCGATAGCGATTTCTTAGAGCAACAGCAACCGCTTTCTTTGCGTCCTTTTGTCCGACGATATATTGATCAAGTCTTTCAACGATTTGACGAGGGGTTAAATTCATTGTTTTTCCCATTTAATCTAGTCTCCTTTCGTTTAAAGCTCTTCAACAATAATATTGTCATTAGTATAAACACATATTTCAGATGCAATTTCCAAGGCGGAACGCGCGATTTCTTTTGCCGTTAAATGGTCACCAGTATATTTTTTTAATGCACGACCAGCAGCCAGTGCATAATTGCCACCAGAACCAATCGCCAGTATTCCATCATCTGGCTCAATCACTTCACCTGTACCTGAGATTAGCAGCAAATCATGCTCATTCATGACAATGAGCATAGCCTCTAAACGCCGAAGGACTTTATCGCTTCGCCATTGCTTGGCTAATTCAACTGCTGCCCTTTGAAGATTTCCATTATACTCTTCAAGCTTGATTTCAAACATTTCAAACAACGAAAAGGCATCTGCTACAGAACCTGCAAAACCAGCAATTACTTTTCCATTAAACAGTTTTCTTACTTTTCGCGCTGTGTGTTTCATCACTACTGCATTACCAAATGTAACTTGACCATCACCAGCCATAGCACATTTTCCATGATGGTGAACTGCAAAAATAGTCGTTGCATGTATTTGAGACATGTAACAATCCCCTTTCGCCTGAGCTTATGCTCTAGGATGATGAGACATATACGTATTCCGTAGAAATTCTTTTGTAACATGTGTATAT
The DNA window shown above is from Bacillus sp. T3 and carries:
- the hslU gene encoding HslU--HslV peptidase ATPase subunit, with the protein product MGKTMNLTPRQIVERLDQYIVGQKDAKKAVAVALRNRYRRNLLSEQLREEIVPKNILMIGPTGVGKTEIARRMAKLVGAPFIKVEATKFTEVGYVGRDVESMVRDLVETSVRLVKEEKMIKVKDRAEENANRRLIDLLVPTAKKSSTYKNPLEMLFGGGNSSQSDQNDHDSVEEESNFEKRKSVQEKLAAGSLENEVVSVEVEEQQPSMFDMLQGSGMEQMGMNMQDALSNLMPKRRKKRKLTVSEARKVLTNEEAQKLIDMDEVTTEAVRRAEQTGIIFIDEIDKIASKNNGGSSADVSREGVQRDILPVVEGSTVVTKYGSVKTDYILFIAAGAFHMAKPSDLIPELQGRFPIRVELTKLTVDDFVKILIEPDNALTKQYQALLETEGIQIEFSDDAIRKIAEVAFEVNQDTDNIGARRLHTILEKLLEDLSFEAPDITLEKIAITPQYVEEKLGAISRDKDLSQFIL
- the hslV gene encoding ATP-dependent protease subunit HslV, producing the protein MSQIHATTIFAVHHHGKCAMAGDGQVTFGNAVVMKHTARKVRKLFNGKVIAGFAGSVADAFSLFEMFEIKLEEYNGNLQRAAVELAKQWRSDKVLRRLEAMLIVMNEHDLLLISGTGEVIEPDDGILAIGSGGNYALAAGRALKKYTGDHLTAKEIARSALEIASEICVYTNDNIIVEEL